The Camelina sativa cultivar DH55 chromosome 14, Cs, whole genome shotgun sequence genome includes a window with the following:
- the LOC104742349 gene encoding fanconi-associated nuclease 1 homolog isoform X4, protein MLGYIPKDISQCLSPLIDEYDLKFEGTITSVPKYSSEAVPIKVVCHKMTSDGWKECEFYEDFKPIWDKVLQAVEHQMQFPPKTTRYQFNFNVILQEVLRSCSHLFTADERTFLESFPSLSEDSQRLFVRLYTRKGPWFRLSNISYHEVSDSFQALKDLTVRGFMSSVKDADELDSQKMKEIIELLNVTELRDILSMNKVFSRGSRKRDLINSFSSCYNDETRINLATMILEKTGLCAKISSTADSLIWRVERLFFLNGEQDLSSFVLLDLGIIKYPSYKCIESEQIFSNRTKLLAYEEAIEVAQLMDESLDSEDSRTVLKCIMISETRIFSSSLDSAHHAAFNCFTGPWVYSKVVLLGVSFLENNKRYNQAAYLLRRLLSCFNCDRRRGYWTVRLSTDLEHMGRPNESLTVAEQGLLDPWVRAGSRVALQRRILRLAKPPRRWKTPTFSNLDENKIPEVTIQGRSLNCEVGMKNRFYGEDGEQCGVEQLALQYYSGEGGGWQGIHTESSIWLTIFGLIMWDILFSDVPGVFQTRFQTAPLDLETESFYLNRKEMIESQLEKVANGMAEEILIISYETNRGTACRGVVWERFTLEELRAAVACVGSVCVASLCRHLAQDYRSWCSGMPDLLLWRFKENGYEGEAKLVEVKSEKDRLSEQQRAWLLLLMDSGFSVEICKVRPLLV, encoded by the exons ATGCTTGGGTATATACCTAAAGATATCTCTCAGTGCTTGTCTCCGCTGATCGATGAGTATGACCTTAAGTTTGAG GGAACAATAACATCTGTTCCGAAGTATTCTTCTGAAGCTGTTCCGATCAAAGTTGTTTGTCACAAGATGACATCTGATGGTTGGAAGGAATGTGAATTCTATGAAGATTTTAAACCTATTTGGGATAAAGTTCTTCAGGCTGTTGAGCATCAGATGCAGTTTCCGCCTAAAACAACTAGATACCAGTTTAACTTCAACGTAATACTACAAGAGGTTCTAAGAAGCTGCTCTCACCTATTCACAGCCGATGAAAGGACATTCTTGG AATCTTTCCCCTCTCTTTCAGAAGATAGCCAAAGACTTTTTGTCCGTCTTTACACACGAAAAG GACCTTGGTTTAGGTTATCAAATATTTCATACCATGAGGTGTCTGATTCTTTTCAAGCCCTGAAGGATCTAACAG TCAGGGGATTTATGAGCTCAGTGAAGGACGCAGATGAACTAGATTCCCAAAAAATGAAGGAGATCATAGAGTTGCTAAACGTCACTGAACTTCGTGATATCTTATCTATGAACAAG GTGTTCAGTCGAGGCTCAAGAAAGAGAGACCTTATTAATTCATTTTCCTCTTGTTATAATGATGAAACGAG GATAAatctagcaacaatgattcTAGAAAAAACAGGACTTTGTGCTAAGATATCCAGTACAGCAGATTCTCTCATATGGCGTGTTGAG AGGCTTTTCTTTCTCAATGGAGAGCAAGATTTATCCTCTTTTGTATTACTGGATCTCGGTATTATCAAATACCCAAGTTACAAATGCATTGAGTCAGAGCAAATATTTTCAAATCGGACAAAGCTTCTAGCATATGAAGAG GCCATTGAAGTGGCTCAGTTGATGGATGAATCTCTTGACAGTGAGGATTCTCGGACAGTGTTGAAATGCATCATGATTTCTGAAACCCGCATATTCAGTTCGTCTTTAGATTCTGCGCACCATGCTGCATTTAACTGCTTTACTGGACCATGGGTTTACTCAAAGGTGGTTCTTTTAGGAGTTTCCTTTCTTGAGAACAACAAGAG GTACAACCAAGCAGCTTATCTACTGAGGCGGTTGCTCAGTTGTTTCAATTGTGACAGGAGACGAGGATATTGGACAGTCAGGTTATCAACAGACTTGGAGCATATGGGACGTCCAAATGAAAGCCTTACAGTAGCAGAGCAGGGACTATTAGATCCTTGGGTGCGTGCTGGTTCACGAGTAGCTTTGCAAAGGCGCATTCTTCGTCTGGCAAAACCTCCAAGGCGCTGGAAAACTCCCACCTTTTCAAATCTCGACGAAAACAAGATCCCCGAG GTTACCATTCAAGGGAGATCATTGAATTGTGAAGTTGGCATGAAAAACAGGTTTTATGGGGAAGACGGGGAACAATGTGGAGTGGAGCAGCTCGCATTACAGTATTACAgtggagaaggaggaggatgGCAAGGAATTCATACAGAGAGTAGCATCTGGTTAACGATTTTTGGGCTTATCATGTGGGACATTCTATTTTCCGATGTCCCGGGTGTTTTCCAAACCCGATTCCAG ACTGCTCCATTGGACTTAGAGACTGAATCCTTCTATCTAAACAGGAAGGAAATGATAGAATCTCAGCTCGAGAAAGTTGCAAACGGAATGGCTGAAGAAATActaatcatatcatatgaaaCAAACCGTGGAACAGCGTGCAGGGGAGTGGTTTGGGAGCGGTTTACATTAGAGGAACTGAGAGCAGCAGTGGCTTGTGTTGGAAGTGTGTGTGTAGCATCGCTGTGCCGGCATTTAGCTCAAGACTATAGGAGCTGGTGCAGTGGAATGCCTGATCTGCTACTATGGCGGTTCAAGGAGAATGGTTATGAAGGTGAAGCTAAGCTTGTGGAagtaaaatcagaaaaagataGGTTATCGGAACAGCAACGAGCCTGGCTTCTACTCCTAATGGATTCAGGCTTTAGTGTTGAGATTTGCAAAGTAAGACCActgcttgtttaa